One window from the genome of Rhodopirellula bahusiensis encodes:
- a CDS encoding DUF1549 and DUF1553 domain-containing protein: MRHSRRQHRIVLAAFSRLALTTLCTVSLNTLYAVSYAAAEENAEYIELPIDEYDREHWAFLPIEKPEVPKPADSAWRRNPIDDFIEHELNKRGLNPQPQASRRTLIRRLSFDLTGLPPTPKQIAAFESDTRDNAYERLVDRLLDSPRYGERWAQHWLDLARFAETDGFEHDKLRPNAWKYRDWVIDSLNNDLPYDEFIRLQIAGDEIHPNDESALTATRFCLSGPDMPDINLADERRHTVLNELTSTIGEVFLGLQVGCAQCHDHKYDPISQADFYRLRAIFDPAVSLKKNRSLSTLVESFPSKQPSHLMLRGDFRSPGPELNPGVIRVVSWEPNLYSPKPSDTTAGLRTALANWLVAEENPLTSRVIVNRVWQHHFGVGLSSTPSEFGVMGSEPSHPELLDWLAATFVQRGWSLKSLHQTIVTSATYRQRSRLAGDATAVERDAWKEAKKLDPRAELLSRYPRWRLEGEAIRDAMLVASEQINWKTGGPGIRPPLPKELVGRLLKNQWNVTKDPSEHHRRSIFVFARRNLRYPIFEVFDRPSANTSCSSRGVSTTAPQSLHLLNSEFSLELSRKMATTIATEFASEPQRIESAFQRTLGRAPTRDEQREVQDFMSASKATNAEKHAHLCLVLFNSNEFVTVD; this comes from the coding sequence ATGCGTCACTCCCGAAGACAGCACCGCATCGTCTTAGCAGCATTTTCGCGGCTTGCGTTAACAACTTTGTGCACAGTATCCCTGAACACCCTGTACGCAGTGAGCTACGCGGCGGCAGAAGAGAACGCCGAGTACATCGAACTGCCGATTGACGAATACGATCGCGAACACTGGGCGTTTCTACCGATCGAGAAGCCCGAAGTACCGAAACCAGCCGACTCAGCATGGCGTCGGAATCCGATCGATGATTTCATCGAACACGAATTGAACAAACGCGGGCTAAATCCCCAGCCTCAGGCATCGCGACGAACCCTGATTCGGCGACTGAGTTTCGACCTGACCGGATTGCCGCCGACGCCAAAGCAGATCGCTGCCTTTGAATCCGACACCCGCGACAATGCTTACGAGCGGTTGGTTGATCGGCTGCTCGACTCACCACGCTATGGCGAACGTTGGGCACAACACTGGCTCGACCTGGCTCGATTCGCGGAGACGGATGGCTTCGAGCATGACAAGCTTCGACCCAACGCGTGGAAGTATCGAGACTGGGTCATCGACTCGCTTAACAACGACTTGCCGTATGACGAATTCATTCGCCTGCAGATCGCTGGGGATGAAATTCACCCGAACGACGAATCAGCCCTCACCGCGACGCGATTTTGTCTTTCGGGTCCCGACATGCCAGACATCAATCTGGCGGACGAGCGTCGACACACGGTCTTGAACGAATTGACGTCGACGATCGGCGAAGTCTTCCTCGGTTTGCAGGTCGGTTGTGCCCAGTGTCACGATCACAAGTACGACCCGATCAGCCAAGCGGACTTCTACCGATTGCGAGCCATTTTCGATCCCGCGGTCTCACTGAAGAAGAATCGCTCGCTCTCAACACTCGTTGAATCATTCCCATCGAAGCAACCCAGCCATCTGATGTTGCGAGGTGATTTCCGCAGTCCTGGGCCTGAGCTGAACCCCGGCGTCATTCGAGTCGTTTCGTGGGAACCGAACCTCTACTCACCCAAGCCATCCGACACGACCGCCGGACTCCGAACGGCTTTGGCAAATTGGTTGGTTGCGGAGGAGAATCCGTTGACCTCGCGTGTCATCGTCAACCGTGTTTGGCAACATCATTTCGGTGTCGGGCTTTCAAGTACGCCCAGTGAGTTTGGCGTGATGGGATCCGAACCCAGCCATCCCGAACTATTGGATTGGCTCGCAGCCACATTCGTCCAGCGTGGATGGAGCTTGAAGTCACTTCACCAAACGATCGTCACGTCGGCCACTTACCGTCAACGCAGCCGGTTGGCTGGAGACGCGACTGCGGTCGAACGAGACGCGTGGAAGGAAGCGAAGAAGCTGGACCCTCGTGCTGAGCTGTTGTCACGCTACCCGCGTTGGCGATTGGAAGGCGAAGCAATCCGTGACGCGATGCTGGTTGCGTCCGAGCAGATCAACTGGAAGACGGGTGGCCCCGGCATTCGCCCGCCGCTGCCAAAAGAACTGGTCGGAAGGTTGCTCAAGAACCAATGGAACGTCACGAAGGATCCGTCCGAGCACCATCGGCGCAGCATTTTTGTCTTCGCACGTCGAAATTTGCGTTACCCGATCTTCGAAGTGTTCGACCGCCCCAGTGCGAACACCAGCTGTTCAAGCCGAGGCGTCTCCACCACGGCCCCGCAGTCGCTTCACCTACTGAACTCCGAGTTCTCGCTTGAATTGTCTCGAAAGATGGCGACCACCATCGCGACAGAGTTCGCGTCTGAACCCCAACGCATCGAATCCGCTTTCCAACGCACGCTCGGCCGAGCACCGACCAGGGATGAACAGCGTGAAGTACAAGACTTCATGAGCGCCAGCAAGGCGACCAATGCCGAGAAACACGCTCACCTTTGCCTCGTACTCTTCAATAGCAACGAGTTCGTCACCGTCGACTGA